The Mycolicibacterium mageritense genome contains a region encoding:
- the nhaA gene encoding Na+/H+ antiporter NhaA: protein MSDNRSQFATKRALFARGSWSETSRISDILRKETVGGALLLLATAIALIWANSPWAEYYDKLGQLRLGTDRLGLHLDLTLATWSADGLLAIFFFVVGLELKREFVAGDLRDPARAALPVAAALGGMVVPAMIFLAFNAAAGEGATRGWAIPTATDIAFAVAVLAVISTHLPAALRTFLLTLAVVDDLLAITVIAVFYTDTVDLAALGFALIPLALFAVCVQRRVRSWWILLPLAVTTWAFVHESGIHATVAGVLLGFTVPVLRSQAAGGPDAGPGLAEYFERRIRPISAGVAVPVFALFAAGVTVGGFTGFSTALSDSVAMGIVVGLVVGKAVGVFGTTWVLSAVTRARLDSDLRWIDVFGMALLAGIGFTVSLLIGDLAFGAGTERDAHVKVGVLTGSVVSTLLASIVLMMRNRHYRKVCAQEALDHNRDGMPDVFEESGGSRRGT, encoded by the coding sequence TTGTCCGACAACCGATCACAGTTTGCGACGAAGCGTGCGTTGTTCGCTCGTGGATCGTGGTCGGAAACTTCGCGCATTTCTGACATCCTGCGCAAAGAAACTGTCGGCGGGGCATTGCTGCTGCTGGCTACCGCTATAGCCTTGATATGGGCCAATTCGCCGTGGGCAGAGTACTACGACAAACTGGGACAGCTACGGCTCGGGACCGACCGGCTCGGGCTGCATCTTGACCTCACGTTGGCGACCTGGTCTGCAGACGGATTGCTGGCGATCTTCTTCTTCGTCGTCGGTCTGGAACTGAAACGCGAGTTCGTCGCGGGAGACCTGCGCGACCCCGCTCGCGCAGCGCTTCCTGTCGCCGCCGCGCTCGGTGGAATGGTCGTGCCCGCTATGATCTTTCTAGCGTTCAATGCGGCCGCCGGTGAAGGGGCGACACGTGGATGGGCGATCCCAACCGCCACCGACATTGCCTTCGCGGTCGCGGTATTGGCGGTGATCTCGACGCACTTGCCTGCCGCGCTGCGGACGTTCCTGTTGACCTTGGCTGTTGTCGATGACCTGTTGGCAATCACTGTGATCGCTGTGTTCTACACCGACACCGTGGATCTCGCCGCATTGGGGTTCGCACTTATCCCGTTGGCGTTGTTCGCAGTCTGTGTCCAACGGAGGGTCCGGTCCTGGTGGATACTGCTGCCGCTCGCGGTCACGACGTGGGCGTTCGTTCACGAGTCCGGTATCCATGCCACCGTCGCGGGGGTGCTGTTGGGATTCACCGTGCCGGTTTTGCGCAGCCAAGCCGCGGGCGGCCCCGACGCGGGCCCGGGACTGGCAGAGTATTTCGAGCGCCGTATCCGCCCGATCTCGGCTGGGGTCGCCGTACCAGTTTTCGCGTTGTTTGCCGCCGGAGTGACGGTCGGCGGCTTTACCGGTTTCTCCACCGCACTAAGTGATTCGGTTGCGATGGGCATAGTGGTAGGCCTTGTGGTGGGTAAGGCCGTTGGGGTGTTCGGCACCACCTGGGTGCTGTCCGCTGTGACTCGAGCAAGGCTGGACAGTGACTTGCGCTGGATCGACGTGTTCGGCATGGCCTTGCTGGCAGGGATCGGATTCACCGTGTCCCTGCTGATTGGCGATCTTGCCTTCGGTGCCGGGACCGAGCGCGATGCGCACGTCAAGGTCGGCGTACTGACCGGTTCGGTGGTTTCGACGTTACTCGCCTCAATCGTATTGATGATGCGAAACCGGCACTATCGCAAGGTATGTGCGCAGGAAGCGCTCGATCACAATCGCGACGGCATGCCCGATGTATTCGAGGAGTCCGGCGGATCCAGAAGAGGAACATAG
- a CDS encoding fluoroquinolone export ABC transporter permease subunit produces MTRLATALRLELTLQFRQKFLHAGIFSGLIWLAVLLPMPHNLRPVAEPYVLVGDIAIIGFFFVGATVFFEKQERTLGAVICTPLRFWEYLAAKLIVLVAISLFVAVAVTTIADGLNYRPAPLVLGVILGTLLMLVVGFLSSLPFSSVTDWFLTATIPLAIMLVPPLIFYSGLWPNPMLYVIPTQGPLLLLGAAFDQVNLTTGQITYALVYPLVCLGVLGRVARVMFDRYVIERSGVL; encoded by the coding sequence ATGACCAGGCTGGCTACCGCGCTGCGGTTGGAGTTGACGCTGCAGTTCCGGCAGAAATTCCTGCACGCCGGGATCTTCTCGGGGTTGATCTGGCTGGCCGTGCTGTTGCCGATGCCGCACAACCTGCGTCCGGTTGCCGAGCCCTATGTGCTTGTCGGCGACATCGCGATCATCGGGTTCTTTTTTGTGGGCGCCACGGTGTTCTTCGAGAAACAGGAACGCACGCTCGGGGCCGTCATCTGCACGCCGTTGCGGTTCTGGGAATACCTGGCCGCCAAACTTATTGTGCTGGTTGCCATTTCGCTGTTCGTGGCCGTCGCGGTGACGACCATCGCCGACGGACTGAACTACCGTCCGGCGCCGTTGGTTCTCGGGGTGATCTTGGGAACCCTGCTGATGCTGGTGGTCGGATTCCTCAGCTCGCTGCCGTTCAGCTCGGTGACCGACTGGTTTCTCACGGCAACCATCCCCTTGGCGATCATGCTCGTCCCGCCGTTGATCTTCTACTCAGGCCTGTGGCCGAACCCGATGCTCTATGTGATTCCCACGCAGGGACCACTTCTGCTGCTGGGCGCCGCGTTCGACCAGGTGAATCTGACCACCGGTCAGATCACCTACGCCTTGGTCTATCCGCTGGTGTGTCTGGGGGTGCTGGGCCGGGTGGCCCGCGTGATGTTCGACCGGTACGTCATCGAAAGGTCAGGTGTGCTGTGA